In Lutra lutra chromosome 13, mLutLut1.2, whole genome shotgun sequence, one genomic interval encodes:
- the ZNF510 gene encoding zinc finger protein 510 isoform X3: protein MRMCNQPHFPASALSGLEGAAGLPSAYPSQFSVLSQQQQKMNTSQASVSFKDVTVEFTQEEWQQMGPIQRTLYRDVMLENYNNLLSVGNCIFKPAVIFKLEQGEEPWFLEEEFSNQSHREDYRDDDLMKRNKKIQDKHLQEIIFIDNKPLTIKEEEVSGKQFNLCIAPVSTKISCKYDSWGVNLQNISQFIIKNRTYPTKKPNCYSVCENLSFKIKFERTHTGEEFHEYNKNGKALSYKENLPENQKCQTLEQAFKYDGTGKAIYDEAACVSCKSMHTREKSYKDDEFRGKSEKITVFDYKRTGIGEKYSPLNQCGKSFCGKSAVKEYSKFNMPVKHNGYNANGNNFNRKSHLTQLQRIVTEENPLVCNDRTQTGDTSFDYHENRKSYQVLAHKVRRRTHSETKPYKCNECGKSFFQKGHLIQHQRTHTGEKPFECNECGKTFSQKSHLSTHRRIHTAEKPYKCNECGKTFVQKSTLRGHQRIHTGEKPYMCSECGKTFVQKSTLRDHHRIHTGEKSFQCNECGKTFGQKSNLRIHQRTHGGEKTYQCNECEKSFWRKDHLIQHQKTHTGEKPFKCNECGKTFARTSTLRVHQRIHTGEKPFKCNECGKKFVRKAILSDHQRVHTGEKPFQCNKCGKSFGQKSNLRIHQRIHSEEKSYECNELGKLYKKSTLNVCQKIQGEGKPY, encoded by the exons ATGCGCATGTGCAATCAACCCCACTTCCCTGCTTCCGCCCTCTCAGGCCTTGAGGGTGCGGCAGGTTTGCCCTCAG CTTACCCATCACAGTTCTCTGTACTCTcccaacaacagcagaaaatGAACACATCTCAG GCATCTGTGTCATTCAAGGACGTGACTGTGGAATTCACACAAGAGGAATGGCAGCAAATGGGTCCTATTCAGAGGACTCTGTATAgagatgtgatgctggagaactacAACAACCTCCTCTCAGTGG GGAACTGCATTTTCAAACCAGCAGTAATCTTCAAGTTGGAGCAAGGAGAGGAGCCTTGGTTCTTAGAGGAAGAATTCTCAAACCAGAGCCACCGAG AAGATTACAGAGATGATGACCTGATGAAGAGGAACAAGAAAATCCAAGATAAACACTTGCAGGAAATAATATTCATCGATAATAAACCATTGACTataaaagaagaggaagtttCGGGGAAACAGTTTAATCTGTGCATAGCTCCTGTTTCAACAAAAATATCCTGTAAATATGACTCATGGGGagtaaatttgcaaaatatttcccAATTTATCATCAAGAATAGAACCTAtccaacaaaaaaaccaaattgCTATAGTGTATGTGAAAATTTGTCTTTCAAAATTAAGTTTGAGAGAACTCATACTGGAGAGGAGTttcatgaatataataaaaatggaaaagctctcagttatAAGGAAAATCTTCCTGAGAATCAAAAGTGTCAAACTTTGGAACAAGCTTTTAAATACGATGGAACTGGAAAAGCCATCTATGATGAGGCTGCTTGTGTTTCATGTAAGAGTATGCATACAAGAGAAAAATCCTATAAAGATGATGAATTTAGggggaaaagtgaaaaaataactgTCTTTGACTATAAAAGAACTGGGATTGGGGAGAAATACTCTCCTCTTAATCAGTGTGGGAAATCCTTCTGTGGGAAATCAGCTGTCAAGGAATACAGTAAGTTTAATATGCCTGTGAAACATAATGGATATAatgcaaatggaaataatttcaacAGGAAGTCACACCTCACTCAACTTCAGAGAATTGTCACGGAAGAGAACCCATTGGTATGTAATGACAGAACACAAACTGGGGATACATCCTTTGACTATCATGAAAATAGGAAATCCTACCAGGTGTTAGCCCACAAAGTACGCCGGAGAACTCACTCTGAGACAAAACCctataaatgtaatgaatgtggtaAATCCTTCTTTCAAAAAGGACATCTCATTCAGCATCAAagaactcacacaggagagaaaccatttgaatgtaatgaatgtggaaaaaCTTTCTCCCAGAAGTCACACCTTAGTACACATCGGAGAATTCACACAGCAGAGAAACCCTATaagtgtaatgaatgtgggaaaacaTTTGTCCAGAAGTCAACCCTCAGGggacatcagagaattcatacaggagagaaaccctatatGTGTAGTGAATGTGGGAAAACTTTTGTTCAAAAGTCAACCCTCAGAGATCATCATAGAATTCACACAGGGGAGAAATCCTTTcagtgtaatgaatgtgggaagacTTTCGGTCAGAAGTCAAACCTCAGGATACATCAGAGAACTCATGGCGGTGAGAAAACATATCAATGTAATGAATGTGAAAAATCCTTCTGGCGAAAAGACCATCTCATTCAACatcagaaaacacacacaggagagaaaccattTAAATGTAATGAGTGTGGGAAAACTTTTGCCCGGACATCAACCCTTAGAGTTCATCAGAGGATTCATACTGGGGAGAAACCATTTaagtgtaatgaatgtgggaaaaaaTTTGTCCGGAAGGCAATCCTTAGTGATCATCAGAGAGTTCATACAGGGGAGAAACCTTTTCAGTGTAACAAATGTGGGAAAAGTTTTGGCCAGAAATCAAACCTCAGAatacatcagagaattcacagtGAGGAAAAATCTTATGAATGTAATGAACTTGGAAAATTGTATAAGAAGTCAACTCTAAATGTTTGCCAGAAAAttcagggagagggaaaaccctattga
- the ZNF510 gene encoding zinc finger protein 510 isoform X5: MNTSQASVSFKDVTVEFTQEEWQQMGPIQRTLYRDVMLENYNNLLSVGNCIFKPAVIFKLEQGEEPWFLEEEFSNQSHREDYRDDDLMKRNKKIQDKHLQEIIFIDNKPLTIKEEEVSGKQFNLCIAPVSTKISCKYDSWGVNLQNISQFIIKNRTYPTKKPNCYSVCENLSFKIKFERTHTGEEFHEYNKNGKALSYKENLPENQKCQTLEQAFKYDGTGKAIYDEAACVSCKSMHTREKSYKDDEFRGKSEKITVFDYKRTGIGEKYSPLNQCGKSFCGKSAVKEYSKFNMPVKHNGYNANGNNFNRKSHLTQLQRIVTEENPLVCNDRTQTGDTSFDYHENRKSYQVLAHKVRRRTHSETKPYKCNECGKSFFQKGHLIQHQRTHTGEKPFECNECGKTFSQKSHLSTHRRIHTAEKPYKCNECGKTFVQKSTLRGHQRIHTGEKPYMCSECGKTFVQKSTLRDHHRIHTGEKSFQCNECGKTFGQKSNLRIHQRTHGGEKTYQCNECEKSFWRKDHLIQHQKTHTGEKPFKCNECGKTFARTSTLRVHQRIHTGEKPFKCNECGKKFVRKAILSDHQRVHTGEKPFQCNKCGKSFGQKSNLRIHQRIHSEEKSYECNELGKLYKKSTLNVCQKIQGEGKPY; encoded by the exons atGAACACATCTCAG GCATCTGTGTCATTCAAGGACGTGACTGTGGAATTCACACAAGAGGAATGGCAGCAAATGGGTCCTATTCAGAGGACTCTGTATAgagatgtgatgctggagaactacAACAACCTCCTCTCAGTGG GGAACTGCATTTTCAAACCAGCAGTAATCTTCAAGTTGGAGCAAGGAGAGGAGCCTTGGTTCTTAGAGGAAGAATTCTCAAACCAGAGCCACCGAG AAGATTACAGAGATGATGACCTGATGAAGAGGAACAAGAAAATCCAAGATAAACACTTGCAGGAAATAATATTCATCGATAATAAACCATTGACTataaaagaagaggaagtttCGGGGAAACAGTTTAATCTGTGCATAGCTCCTGTTTCAACAAAAATATCCTGTAAATATGACTCATGGGGagtaaatttgcaaaatatttcccAATTTATCATCAAGAATAGAACCTAtccaacaaaaaaaccaaattgCTATAGTGTATGTGAAAATTTGTCTTTCAAAATTAAGTTTGAGAGAACTCATACTGGAGAGGAGTttcatgaatataataaaaatggaaaagctctcagttatAAGGAAAATCTTCCTGAGAATCAAAAGTGTCAAACTTTGGAACAAGCTTTTAAATACGATGGAACTGGAAAAGCCATCTATGATGAGGCTGCTTGTGTTTCATGTAAGAGTATGCATACAAGAGAAAAATCCTATAAAGATGATGAATTTAGggggaaaagtgaaaaaataactgTCTTTGACTATAAAAGAACTGGGATTGGGGAGAAATACTCTCCTCTTAATCAGTGTGGGAAATCCTTCTGTGGGAAATCAGCTGTCAAGGAATACAGTAAGTTTAATATGCCTGTGAAACATAATGGATATAatgcaaatggaaataatttcaacAGGAAGTCACACCTCACTCAACTTCAGAGAATTGTCACGGAAGAGAACCCATTGGTATGTAATGACAGAACACAAACTGGGGATACATCCTTTGACTATCATGAAAATAGGAAATCCTACCAGGTGTTAGCCCACAAAGTACGCCGGAGAACTCACTCTGAGACAAAACCctataaatgtaatgaatgtggtaAATCCTTCTTTCAAAAAGGACATCTCATTCAGCATCAAagaactcacacaggagagaaaccatttgaatgtaatgaatgtggaaaaaCTTTCTCCCAGAAGTCACACCTTAGTACACATCGGAGAATTCACACAGCAGAGAAACCCTATaagtgtaatgaatgtgggaaaacaTTTGTCCAGAAGTCAACCCTCAGGggacatcagagaattcatacaggagagaaaccctatatGTGTAGTGAATGTGGGAAAACTTTTGTTCAAAAGTCAACCCTCAGAGATCATCATAGAATTCACACAGGGGAGAAATCCTTTcagtgtaatgaatgtgggaagacTTTCGGTCAGAAGTCAAACCTCAGGATACATCAGAGAACTCATGGCGGTGAGAAAACATATCAATGTAATGAATGTGAAAAATCCTTCTGGCGAAAAGACCATCTCATTCAACatcagaaaacacacacaggagagaaaccattTAAATGTAATGAGTGTGGGAAAACTTTTGCCCGGACATCAACCCTTAGAGTTCATCAGAGGATTCATACTGGGGAGAAACCATTTaagtgtaatgaatgtgggaaaaaaTTTGTCCGGAAGGCAATCCTTAGTGATCATCAGAGAGTTCATACAGGGGAGAAACCTTTTCAGTGTAACAAATGTGGGAAAAGTTTTGGCCAGAAATCAAACCTCAGAatacatcagagaattcacagtGAGGAAAAATCTTATGAATGTAATGAACTTGGAAAATTGTATAAGAAGTCAACTCTAAATGTTTGCCAGAAAAttcagggagagggaaaaccctattga
- the ZNF510 gene encoding zinc finger protein 510 isoform X1, translating into MPESDENLDLAKAVGGGPQTRGLRGPRWGECSYPSQFSVLSQQQQKMNTSQASVSFKDVTVEFTQEEWQQMGPIQRTLYRDVMLENYNNLLSVGNCIFKPAVIFKLEQGEEPWFLEEEFSNQSHREDYRDDDLMKRNKKIQDKHLQEIIFIDNKPLTIKEEEVSGKQFNLCIAPVSTKISCKYDSWGVNLQNISQFIIKNRTYPTKKPNCYSVCENLSFKIKFERTHTGEEFHEYNKNGKALSYKENLPENQKCQTLEQAFKYDGTGKAIYDEAACVSCKSMHTREKSYKDDEFRGKSEKITVFDYKRTGIGEKYSPLNQCGKSFCGKSAVKEYSKFNMPVKHNGYNANGNNFNRKSHLTQLQRIVTEENPLVCNDRTQTGDTSFDYHENRKSYQVLAHKVRRRTHSETKPYKCNECGKSFFQKGHLIQHQRTHTGEKPFECNECGKTFSQKSHLSTHRRIHTAEKPYKCNECGKTFVQKSTLRGHQRIHTGEKPYMCSECGKTFVQKSTLRDHHRIHTGEKSFQCNECGKTFGQKSNLRIHQRTHGGEKTYQCNECEKSFWRKDHLIQHQKTHTGEKPFKCNECGKTFARTSTLRVHQRIHTGEKPFKCNECGKKFVRKAILSDHQRVHTGEKPFQCNKCGKSFGQKSNLRIHQRIHSEEKSYECNELGKLYKKSTLNVCQKIQGEGKPY; encoded by the exons ATGCCGGAGTCAGACGAGAACCTAGACCTGGCAAAGGCGGTTGGGGGCGGGCCTCAGACCCGCGGGCTCCGGGGACCCAGATGGGGCGAGTGCT CTTACCCATCACAGTTCTCTGTACTCTcccaacaacagcagaaaatGAACACATCTCAG GCATCTGTGTCATTCAAGGACGTGACTGTGGAATTCACACAAGAGGAATGGCAGCAAATGGGTCCTATTCAGAGGACTCTGTATAgagatgtgatgctggagaactacAACAACCTCCTCTCAGTGG GGAACTGCATTTTCAAACCAGCAGTAATCTTCAAGTTGGAGCAAGGAGAGGAGCCTTGGTTCTTAGAGGAAGAATTCTCAAACCAGAGCCACCGAG AAGATTACAGAGATGATGACCTGATGAAGAGGAACAAGAAAATCCAAGATAAACACTTGCAGGAAATAATATTCATCGATAATAAACCATTGACTataaaagaagaggaagtttCGGGGAAACAGTTTAATCTGTGCATAGCTCCTGTTTCAACAAAAATATCCTGTAAATATGACTCATGGGGagtaaatttgcaaaatatttcccAATTTATCATCAAGAATAGAACCTAtccaacaaaaaaaccaaattgCTATAGTGTATGTGAAAATTTGTCTTTCAAAATTAAGTTTGAGAGAACTCATACTGGAGAGGAGTttcatgaatataataaaaatggaaaagctctcagttatAAGGAAAATCTTCCTGAGAATCAAAAGTGTCAAACTTTGGAACAAGCTTTTAAATACGATGGAACTGGAAAAGCCATCTATGATGAGGCTGCTTGTGTTTCATGTAAGAGTATGCATACAAGAGAAAAATCCTATAAAGATGATGAATTTAGggggaaaagtgaaaaaataactgTCTTTGACTATAAAAGAACTGGGATTGGGGAGAAATACTCTCCTCTTAATCAGTGTGGGAAATCCTTCTGTGGGAAATCAGCTGTCAAGGAATACAGTAAGTTTAATATGCCTGTGAAACATAATGGATATAatgcaaatggaaataatttcaacAGGAAGTCACACCTCACTCAACTTCAGAGAATTGTCACGGAAGAGAACCCATTGGTATGTAATGACAGAACACAAACTGGGGATACATCCTTTGACTATCATGAAAATAGGAAATCCTACCAGGTGTTAGCCCACAAAGTACGCCGGAGAACTCACTCTGAGACAAAACCctataaatgtaatgaatgtggtaAATCCTTCTTTCAAAAAGGACATCTCATTCAGCATCAAagaactcacacaggagagaaaccatttgaatgtaatgaatgtggaaaaaCTTTCTCCCAGAAGTCACACCTTAGTACACATCGGAGAATTCACACAGCAGAGAAACCCTATaagtgtaatgaatgtgggaaaacaTTTGTCCAGAAGTCAACCCTCAGGggacatcagagaattcatacaggagagaaaccctatatGTGTAGTGAATGTGGGAAAACTTTTGTTCAAAAGTCAACCCTCAGAGATCATCATAGAATTCACACAGGGGAGAAATCCTTTcagtgtaatgaatgtgggaagacTTTCGGTCAGAAGTCAAACCTCAGGATACATCAGAGAACTCATGGCGGTGAGAAAACATATCAATGTAATGAATGTGAAAAATCCTTCTGGCGAAAAGACCATCTCATTCAACatcagaaaacacacacaggagagaaaccattTAAATGTAATGAGTGTGGGAAAACTTTTGCCCGGACATCAACCCTTAGAGTTCATCAGAGGATTCATACTGGGGAGAAACCATTTaagtgtaatgaatgtgggaaaaaaTTTGTCCGGAAGGCAATCCTTAGTGATCATCAGAGAGTTCATACAGGGGAGAAACCTTTTCAGTGTAACAAATGTGGGAAAAGTTTTGGCCAGAAATCAAACCTCAGAatacatcagagaattcacagtGAGGAAAAATCTTATGAATGTAATGAACTTGGAAAATTGTATAAGAAGTCAACTCTAAATGTTTGCCAGAAAAttcagggagagggaaaaccctattga
- the ZNF510 gene encoding zinc finger protein 510 isoform X6: protein MGPIQRTLYRDVMLENYNNLLSVGNCIFKPAVIFKLEQGEEPWFLEEEFSNQSHREDYRDDDLMKRNKKIQDKHLQEIIFIDNKPLTIKEEEVSGKQFNLCIAPVSTKISCKYDSWGVNLQNISQFIIKNRTYPTKKPNCYSVCENLSFKIKFERTHTGEEFHEYNKNGKALSYKENLPENQKCQTLEQAFKYDGTGKAIYDEAACVSCKSMHTREKSYKDDEFRGKSEKITVFDYKRTGIGEKYSPLNQCGKSFCGKSAVKEYSKFNMPVKHNGYNANGNNFNRKSHLTQLQRIVTEENPLVCNDRTQTGDTSFDYHENRKSYQVLAHKVRRRTHSETKPYKCNECGKSFFQKGHLIQHQRTHTGEKPFECNECGKTFSQKSHLSTHRRIHTAEKPYKCNECGKTFVQKSTLRGHQRIHTGEKPYMCSECGKTFVQKSTLRDHHRIHTGEKSFQCNECGKTFGQKSNLRIHQRTHGGEKTYQCNECEKSFWRKDHLIQHQKTHTGEKPFKCNECGKTFARTSTLRVHQRIHTGEKPFKCNECGKKFVRKAILSDHQRVHTGEKPFQCNKCGKSFGQKSNLRIHQRIHSEEKSYECNELGKLYKKSTLNVCQKIQGEGKPY, encoded by the exons ATGGGTCCTATTCAGAGGACTCTGTATAgagatgtgatgctggagaactacAACAACCTCCTCTCAGTGG GGAACTGCATTTTCAAACCAGCAGTAATCTTCAAGTTGGAGCAAGGAGAGGAGCCTTGGTTCTTAGAGGAAGAATTCTCAAACCAGAGCCACCGAG AAGATTACAGAGATGATGACCTGATGAAGAGGAACAAGAAAATCCAAGATAAACACTTGCAGGAAATAATATTCATCGATAATAAACCATTGACTataaaagaagaggaagtttCGGGGAAACAGTTTAATCTGTGCATAGCTCCTGTTTCAACAAAAATATCCTGTAAATATGACTCATGGGGagtaaatttgcaaaatatttcccAATTTATCATCAAGAATAGAACCTAtccaacaaaaaaaccaaattgCTATAGTGTATGTGAAAATTTGTCTTTCAAAATTAAGTTTGAGAGAACTCATACTGGAGAGGAGTttcatgaatataataaaaatggaaaagctctcagttatAAGGAAAATCTTCCTGAGAATCAAAAGTGTCAAACTTTGGAACAAGCTTTTAAATACGATGGAACTGGAAAAGCCATCTATGATGAGGCTGCTTGTGTTTCATGTAAGAGTATGCATACAAGAGAAAAATCCTATAAAGATGATGAATTTAGggggaaaagtgaaaaaataactgTCTTTGACTATAAAAGAACTGGGATTGGGGAGAAATACTCTCCTCTTAATCAGTGTGGGAAATCCTTCTGTGGGAAATCAGCTGTCAAGGAATACAGTAAGTTTAATATGCCTGTGAAACATAATGGATATAatgcaaatggaaataatttcaacAGGAAGTCACACCTCACTCAACTTCAGAGAATTGTCACGGAAGAGAACCCATTGGTATGTAATGACAGAACACAAACTGGGGATACATCCTTTGACTATCATGAAAATAGGAAATCCTACCAGGTGTTAGCCCACAAAGTACGCCGGAGAACTCACTCTGAGACAAAACCctataaatgtaatgaatgtggtaAATCCTTCTTTCAAAAAGGACATCTCATTCAGCATCAAagaactcacacaggagagaaaccatttgaatgtaatgaatgtggaaaaaCTTTCTCCCAGAAGTCACACCTTAGTACACATCGGAGAATTCACACAGCAGAGAAACCCTATaagtgtaatgaatgtgggaaaacaTTTGTCCAGAAGTCAACCCTCAGGggacatcagagaattcatacaggagagaaaccctatatGTGTAGTGAATGTGGGAAAACTTTTGTTCAAAAGTCAACCCTCAGAGATCATCATAGAATTCACACAGGGGAGAAATCCTTTcagtgtaatgaatgtgggaagacTTTCGGTCAGAAGTCAAACCTCAGGATACATCAGAGAACTCATGGCGGTGAGAAAACATATCAATGTAATGAATGTGAAAAATCCTTCTGGCGAAAAGACCATCTCATTCAACatcagaaaacacacacaggagagaaaccattTAAATGTAATGAGTGTGGGAAAACTTTTGCCCGGACATCAACCCTTAGAGTTCATCAGAGGATTCATACTGGGGAGAAACCATTTaagtgtaatgaatgtgggaaaaaaTTTGTCCGGAAGGCAATCCTTAGTGATCATCAGAGAGTTCATACAGGGGAGAAACCTTTTCAGTGTAACAAATGTGGGAAAAGTTTTGGCCAGAAATCAAACCTCAGAatacatcagagaattcacagtGAGGAAAAATCTTATGAATGTAATGAACTTGGAAAATTGTATAAGAAGTCAACTCTAAATGTTTGCCAGAAAAttcagggagagggaaaaccctattga
- the ZNF510 gene encoding zinc finger protein 510 isoform X4: MQKNLERTYPSQFSVLSQQQQKMNTSQASVSFKDVTVEFTQEEWQQMGPIQRTLYRDVMLENYNNLLSVGNCIFKPAVIFKLEQGEEPWFLEEEFSNQSHREDYRDDDLMKRNKKIQDKHLQEIIFIDNKPLTIKEEEVSGKQFNLCIAPVSTKISCKYDSWGVNLQNISQFIIKNRTYPTKKPNCYSVCENLSFKIKFERTHTGEEFHEYNKNGKALSYKENLPENQKCQTLEQAFKYDGTGKAIYDEAACVSCKSMHTREKSYKDDEFRGKSEKITVFDYKRTGIGEKYSPLNQCGKSFCGKSAVKEYSKFNMPVKHNGYNANGNNFNRKSHLTQLQRIVTEENPLVCNDRTQTGDTSFDYHENRKSYQVLAHKVRRRTHSETKPYKCNECGKSFFQKGHLIQHQRTHTGEKPFECNECGKTFSQKSHLSTHRRIHTAEKPYKCNECGKTFVQKSTLRGHQRIHTGEKPYMCSECGKTFVQKSTLRDHHRIHTGEKSFQCNECGKTFGQKSNLRIHQRTHGGEKTYQCNECEKSFWRKDHLIQHQKTHTGEKPFKCNECGKTFARTSTLRVHQRIHTGEKPFKCNECGKKFVRKAILSDHQRVHTGEKPFQCNKCGKSFGQKSNLRIHQRIHSEEKSYECNELGKLYKKSTLNVCQKIQGEGKPY, from the exons ATGCAGAAGAACCTAGAAAGGA CTTACCCATCACAGTTCTCTGTACTCTcccaacaacagcagaaaatGAACACATCTCAG GCATCTGTGTCATTCAAGGACGTGACTGTGGAATTCACACAAGAGGAATGGCAGCAAATGGGTCCTATTCAGAGGACTCTGTATAgagatgtgatgctggagaactacAACAACCTCCTCTCAGTGG GGAACTGCATTTTCAAACCAGCAGTAATCTTCAAGTTGGAGCAAGGAGAGGAGCCTTGGTTCTTAGAGGAAGAATTCTCAAACCAGAGCCACCGAG AAGATTACAGAGATGATGACCTGATGAAGAGGAACAAGAAAATCCAAGATAAACACTTGCAGGAAATAATATTCATCGATAATAAACCATTGACTataaaagaagaggaagtttCGGGGAAACAGTTTAATCTGTGCATAGCTCCTGTTTCAACAAAAATATCCTGTAAATATGACTCATGGGGagtaaatttgcaaaatatttcccAATTTATCATCAAGAATAGAACCTAtccaacaaaaaaaccaaattgCTATAGTGTATGTGAAAATTTGTCTTTCAAAATTAAGTTTGAGAGAACTCATACTGGAGAGGAGTttcatgaatataataaaaatggaaaagctctcagttatAAGGAAAATCTTCCTGAGAATCAAAAGTGTCAAACTTTGGAACAAGCTTTTAAATACGATGGAACTGGAAAAGCCATCTATGATGAGGCTGCTTGTGTTTCATGTAAGAGTATGCATACAAGAGAAAAATCCTATAAAGATGATGAATTTAGggggaaaagtgaaaaaataactgTCTTTGACTATAAAAGAACTGGGATTGGGGAGAAATACTCTCCTCTTAATCAGTGTGGGAAATCCTTCTGTGGGAAATCAGCTGTCAAGGAATACAGTAAGTTTAATATGCCTGTGAAACATAATGGATATAatgcaaatggaaataatttcaacAGGAAGTCACACCTCACTCAACTTCAGAGAATTGTCACGGAAGAGAACCCATTGGTATGTAATGACAGAACACAAACTGGGGATACATCCTTTGACTATCATGAAAATAGGAAATCCTACCAGGTGTTAGCCCACAAAGTACGCCGGAGAACTCACTCTGAGACAAAACCctataaatgtaatgaatgtggtaAATCCTTCTTTCAAAAAGGACATCTCATTCAGCATCAAagaactcacacaggagagaaaccatttgaatgtaatgaatgtggaaaaaCTTTCTCCCAGAAGTCACACCTTAGTACACATCGGAGAATTCACACAGCAGAGAAACCCTATaagtgtaatgaatgtgggaaaacaTTTGTCCAGAAGTCAACCCTCAGGggacatcagagaattcatacaggagagaaaccctatatGTGTAGTGAATGTGGGAAAACTTTTGTTCAAAAGTCAACCCTCAGAGATCATCATAGAATTCACACAGGGGAGAAATCCTTTcagtgtaatgaatgtgggaagacTTTCGGTCAGAAGTCAAACCTCAGGATACATCAGAGAACTCATGGCGGTGAGAAAACATATCAATGTAATGAATGTGAAAAATCCTTCTGGCGAAAAGACCATCTCATTCAACatcagaaaacacacacaggagagaaaccattTAAATGTAATGAGTGTGGGAAAACTTTTGCCCGGACATCAACCCTTAGAGTTCATCAGAGGATTCATACTGGGGAGAAACCATTTaagtgtaatgaatgtgggaaaaaaTTTGTCCGGAAGGCAATCCTTAGTGATCATCAGAGAGTTCATACAGGGGAGAAACCTTTTCAGTGTAACAAATGTGGGAAAAGTTTTGGCCAGAAATCAAACCTCAGAatacatcagagaattcacagtGAGGAAAAATCTTATGAATGTAATGAACTTGGAAAATTGTATAAGAAGTCAACTCTAAATGTTTGCCAGAAAAttcagggagagggaaaaccctattga